The sequence below is a genomic window from Humulus lupulus chromosome 3, drHumLupu1.1, whole genome shotgun sequence.
CGAGGTTTCCATCGGCACCGAATGTGAGCGTGGCGTTTTCGCCAACTGGGTTGCCTCGGTTGGCCTCCCAAACGAATCGGCGGAGCGACTCGGATCGCTGGGTGCCCATGCGGATGGCGAGGGTGAAGGCATTAGAAGTTGTGTTATAGAAAAAAAGTTGGAATGGTGAGTTTGAGATAGGCAAAGGACGGTAGTTTCCGTTGTATTCGATAATGTATGGACCGAACTCTCCTTCGTTTACGTATTGGAAAGTGGCATTTTGGGGGACTTTGGCTTCGACAATGGAAAGGGTAATTATGGAAAGAAGTAATAAGAGTAGAGCTCTGCTGTTGTTGAGTGAGGAAGACATTGATTTGATGATATTTTTGTGTGTTAATGGAGCTTGGGCAAGGGTTCATATATATAGCAAATAATTTGTGCTTATCTGTGTTCTGATACTATGACCTCAATTGGGTAGTTGCCAACTTTGACAAATGATGTGTTATCTTTGATAACAGTTGGATATGTATTGGATAACATTTATTCAGATCGAGTTGTGGAATCTTCTGTCCTGGTCAAAGTTGCAGTAAAGCATTTTTGTCTCAATTTTTTGATCTTCTTCGGCGGCTTCAATATAATGTAAATGTACTTCTCAATAAAATAATGTAATGACAATagtaaaaatttatatatatatatatatatatataaagaaggtgcaatatgttattttatttataaaatttattaattatttttattaaatttattttaatatcatataaatattatattttaattaaataatttatttatttatttaagtttatgtttgttctagttttaaATTGGGGAGACAACAAGAGATTAAatgttatatatttaatataatattaaatattatacgtgaattttaaatttaagttctttactaatttttttttttttaaattattgttaatttatattagattatattatatgtttaatattctaataagtgagtttaaatttaattaaattttatttaagttataaaacatataattttattatttttaaataattatcattgtaaaatatcttaaaaatatcatattttacttgtttaattattatttttaaataattattattgtaaaatatctctaaatatcatattttaatttatttaattatttattatttttgaataattattattgtaaaatatctttaaaatatccttttttaattttttaattatttattatattttacttaagtttaagtgtttacaaactacaattaaatataaaaatattatgttaaatataaaaatatttcattaaaattaacattaaaaaaaaaagtaaaaaatggttaaaaaatttagttatctacccacttattatatagaagagataaatTGATATATTAATTATGTCCTAATTTAATTTGGTAGACAGGAAAATGAAGATAAGGTTGGAAAGTGAACAGATAAGGTTGTCCTAATTTCATTAtccaatttaattaatattaatcattggtTTTATCAATATTAATTACACTAGCAAGGACTAAACGTCTCATCAAAGTTAATTCTAACTTGATGATGAAAGTGCTTTCACTATTAAATGCAATTAGGGCCAATTTGGTCCTAGAAGCAGCATTATGAacaatttattaaaaattttatgATGAAGCTGCAGctaaaaattgttttttgaaaaaattatactctaaatatatattttttcatctAAATATATCTActtaataataacataaataatatttgaattttaaatatttttattttgttctaaacatatttttatatttattagatatttttaaacattttttattttagtaattttatattaattaaaccacattaatataaagatttttttaaaaaatatttaatgtaGAAATTATTAAACatgataatattatttttttcatctcaaagtatttttaaattataatttatcaaacacatattaatttcatgatttagcaataataataataataattaaacacataaaaaGTCTGAGTTTtgcataatttatttttttacatatttatgATTATATCAAGACTAGATTATTATACTATGATCATTATAATTAGAATTTTAACTAGAGTGACTAGTTATAATATACATACAATTATATGTatgtaatatataatataatatttttgttgatgATCACTTTATTAGTACcttctcaaaaatatattttaattttaacatgtTTAAATAGATACaatgttaaaataaaataaaaaaatatatataacatttattttGGTCTTTTAATATTTAACAACACTTCAATCATATAATTTACCAAACACTCTGCTACAGCATTTCCAACTCACAACACTTTAATATCTATAATTTACCTAATACTCAGCAATTTTTCCACACAGCACAGCTACAGTTATTTTTCTCCACAGTACACCTACAACTGTTTTTCCCCACAGCACAGCTATAACAAACTAACCCTTAATCACTTATCTTTGAGTTGGTATATAGTTTCTACCTATTCATTTTTGTTATCttgttcttctattttttttaggcTTGAAAGCTTTTGCAATTGGGTGTGTGAAAACTGATGTAGTGGGAAATTTTCTTGTGTTTCAAAATATTGAGTAGAGTGCAATACATAATAAAAGTAAAGTGTTACACAATTCATTACCTTGAAACATAGTTTGCATCTTTTCCTTTTTTTCATATGGAACATTCTTTAATTTATAAAAAGGAACTCAATGACCATCTTTTCCAAAGCCTAATATCCTCGACTGAGGCTTGGAATTTGGCATGAGGTTCTTCTAAATCAATAGAGCTTAAAACTAAGTTGAGGCCAAAGTTTCAAACAAAcaacaataaaaagaaaacaataacaataatcaaCCTTGTATTAATTAGGTGTTTTGATGTAGCCCACGTGAGTAGAGTTGTCAACTTTGGTTAAAGTCATCAAATCATAGGCAATCCAACACCTTGAAGCTTGTTTGTGATAAAAGTACCCCAAACACTTACAATCCGAAGTGCACTTGTTGCCACAATCACTTTCTTTGACAACACTACCCTTGGTGTACTTGCTCAAGAAATGATCAACTCCCtctattttgtagtagtggaaaTCACTTGATTTACAAGAGCTTACCTTTTTGGGTTGACAATTCTTGGTCCACCCCAATAGTCCATTCTCCGAAGGGCAAGCCACGCACTGGTTGTCCTCACAAACGCCAAAAGTCCCACATCGCTCAGGCAATTGGCACTCGCTCTCCCAAGTCCATCTTCTATCGAAAATGGTAAGAGTCACTTCCCACGCTCGCCAATCCACGTGGTCGTAGTAAGTGTAGAGCCGAACGTTTCCATCTATTCCAAGTCTTAAAAACGACAGTGTACTGTTGTAATTAGGTCTCGAAAGAATGTAATTTCCACCACCGTTTGAGACAACAAGCGTCATATCGTAAGCGAAACCGTCGTAGCGGTCCGACGACGCTTCCAACGTCGCGTTCGTTGGAGGGGTTTGAAATGAGCCGAATCTCCCAGTTGATGAGAAATAAAGCAAAGGGCTTGGAGAGTTCTTGGTAGTGTAATAGAGTGCTATTTGTTTGGGCTCTAACACCATGCTATAAGACCCATCTTTGTTCTCCGCTTCGGAGAGGCGACTAACCAGCTTATTTTGGGCCCCGGCCCGTAAGGCCTGGCCCACTAGAAGAGTATCCGTTGGGTAATCAAAACTTTGCCACACGAAATTACCATTTGACCCATGCAAAACCATGTTCCCGGTAGGAAGCACTTCAAAGCCAACGACGCCTCTGTTGGCCGTGTTGGTTTGCCAAGCCACTCTGCCGTTGGCGTCGGCTAGGATGAGGTTTCCGTCGACTCCGAGTGTGAGTGTGCCATTTTCGCCAATTGGATTGCCTCGATTGGCCTCCCAAACCCATCGGAAGAGCGACTCGGATCGGAGGGTGGCCATGCGGAGGGCAAGGGTGAAAGCATTAGGGGTGGTGTTATAGAAGCAAAGTTCGAATGGTGAGTTGAAGAAGCCTTTAGCACGATAGTTTCCGTTGTATTCAACCACGTATGGACCAAATTCTCCTTCGTTAATAATTTGAAAAGTAGCATTTTTTGGAACTTTAGCTTCTACAATggaaagggtattttgggaaagaaGTAGTAATAATGAGAGAACCACTAAAGCTCTGCTGAGTGAGGAAGACATTGATGATATTTTGTGTGTTATTGAGCTTCGGCAATGGttcttattatatatttatatgtattggTGTGACAGACGACAAAGCACTTACATTAACatctttataatataaaaatagtgtTAATAAACATGTGGATATAGATCTCCTGGATCTCAAAagcaatatatacatatatatatatatatatatatactaggtaagattaacgtgcaatgcacgtttgcttaattaaaattgtaaacattgtatataattttaataaaaactggttcattattttttttaaaatatatatttataatcaaatgaattatagttctatattatatataaatatttatattaataatttttacatatatgacatctaaacataaCATTGACATAGTTATATATTTGCATgattacatgacatatatatataatagaataatatttaaaaaaaaattgataatagaaataaaataagaatagaaaaagccATAGTATAGACAATAGTATAtctgcatcaactatttttagattctaatatatctcgcaatgtcctttggtgaatttgatgaataaaaaaaGCTCAAATTACTTgataaaaataaactatcacacaaatttataagataaaaaaataatatgcatgtctttattatttttaaataaatatgatttaattatttaaattatcataaaatatctttaaaatatcttattttaattaattaattaatttatttttatttaagtttatgtttgttctagttttttaatgtGGCAGTAACAAcaaatgattatatattatatgtttaatataatattaaattttattaaattttatttaagttataaaatatatgattttattatttttaaataattatcatagtaaaatatctcaaaaatatcttattttaatttgtttaattatttatttatttaagtttaagtcatgtttacaatctattcttaaatataagaatattctgttaaatataagaatattccgttaaagttaactgaaaaaaattaaaaaaaccgttaaaaccaagaatttccattatctacacacttatatatatatatatatataatcccatTGTGTTACTAATATGTAAAACTTATTCTATATTTGTCAAGCAAATCTTAAcctttatttataataaaatttaaaaaaaaacatttatatattgatctttttctttcttgatagcaaataacaaaataaaagagTACATAGAAGAAAATGGGAAATATTTTCTTAACACTtcgataaaa
It includes:
- the LOC133820888 gene encoding epidermis-specific secreted glycoprotein EP1-like translates to MSSSLSRALVVLSLLLLLSQNTLSIVEAKVPKNATFQIINEGEFGPYVVEYNGNYRAKGFFNSPFELCFYNTTPNAFTLALRMATLRSESLFRWVWEANRGNPIGENGTLTLGVDGNLILADANGRVAWQTNTANRGVVGFEVLPTGNMVLHGSNGNFVWQSFDYPTDTLLVGQALRAGAQNKLVSRLSEAENKDGSYSMVLEPKQIALYYTTKNSPSPLLYFSSTGRFGSFQTPPTNATLEASSDRYDGFAYDMTLVVSNGGGNYILSRPNYNSTLSFLRLGIDGNVRLYTYYDHVDWRAWEVTLTIFDRRWTWESECQLPERCGTFGVCEDNQCVACPSENGLLGWTKNCQPKKVSSCKSSDFHYYKIEGVDHFLSKYTKGSVVKESDCGNKCTSDCKCLGYFYHKQASRCWIAYDLMTLTKVDNSTHVGYIKTPN